The sequence CACTTGTTATAATCTACTCGTGTTTTTCTGATACTCAAGTGCAGGAATTACTCAATTTGTATTAGTACCACTTGTTATAATCTACTTGCGTTTTCTGATACTAGAGTGCAGGAAGTACTCAATTTGTATGAGCAACACTTGTTGCTataatctatttgtatttgtctgCTGCTAGAGTGCAGGAAATACTCCATGTGTATTAGCAACACTTGTTATAATCTACTCGTGTTTTTTTCTGATACTCAAGTGCAGGATGTACTCAATTTGTATTAGTACCACTTGTTATAATCTACTTGTATTTTTTCTGCTACTAGAGTGCAGGAAGTACCCAATTTGTAATGGCAACACTTGTTGCTATCATCTACTCATGTTTTCCTTCTACTGGAGTGCAGGAAGTACTCAATTTGTATTAGCAACACTTGTTGCTATCATGTACTCATGGTGTTTGTCTGATGCTAGAGTGCATGAAATACTAAATTGTTTATTAGCAACCCCTGTTGCCATAATCTACTCATTGCGATTGCCTGCGGCTAGAGTGCAGGAAATGCTCAAAAAGATTTGTATTAGCAAGCTTTGTTGCTATAATCTACTCAGAGTTTCCGTCTGCTGCTAGAGTGCAGGAAATAACCAAAGCACGTGTTATGTGGTGGTTATTTTGTGAGCAAACTAGGACGTGCTCACTGAGTTTGTCTTCAGCTAGAGTGCAGGAAGTAACACTCTGGTGGTTTTGTCTTGGGTGAGCAATCTTCGTTAGCAGGGTAACTCACTGTGTGTTGCTAATATCTACTTACCGATTGTGCTTGCTACCAGAGTGCAGGAAATAACCACGTAAAGACTCTCCATTTGGGGAGTGGCGTTTATTTAGTTATTGTATTCTACTACTCGAGTGCAGGAAATAACCGTAGGCCAGATTTTGATGGTTTGTCCCGTGAGTGTTCTTTTTGAACCGAGCATCCCACAGCTTTCCATGCACTGAGTCTCCTACTAGAGTGCAGGAAATAACAAAAGCACAGACTTTATTAGAAATGCTTCGCACTCGTCTCTATGCTATCGGAGTGCAGGAAATAACCCGAACACATTCTGTAGGGGGTTTTGTTAGGAGTGCATGCCAaaggtaatatttttttttttacattttattttgaaaagccctGCTCTGTGGAATGAAAGCAAAGCACAGTAAACATATTTTCTATCGTCaggccttttttttaatgcagcatCACATATTTCTGTATTACATTTCCTGTTCTTCCTTGCAGGAATTgccaataaatgtgttttttgttttttatatgatGCATTTTATTCAGTGACTGTTTTTCAAAGCCTTCCGATAGCGGAGTCATTGCCAGGAAAGCCGCAGCGAATGATCAGGATTAACTCTGCCAGGAATTTGATTCTCTTTAATCACCGCAGTGGATGCGATTTAAGGATGATGTCATCGTTCATAGAAATTGATTTTGGATGAAATGGAAATTAAAATATGAAGCTAAGGtgctgcattgttttttttttataaacatgaTTTGTTCTCCTTTTTTATTGACATCTATGCTGACATCTCTATGATCTACACACCTACAAAGCAAGGCAAGAAGTCAAATAACATTAACAATAAATAACACATATTGGTAAATTGGCACATTTTAGAGTTTGGGGCCAATTGGAGGATAAATGGACACAATATGTGTGGCATGTATTGGAATATGATTACTattatgagataggctccagcgaccctgaaaaggaataagcggtagaaaatggatagatgaatggatggattattattttaGAAACCGCAAAAGATTTACAATCAAATTAACCTGGCGTAGTACCCAGACTGTCCTGTGAGAGGCAGTGTGAGCCACAAACTGCCGCCGTGGCATAAAAACGAAGAAAGCCGCAAAGAAACACAAGaaggtatataaaaaaaacatgcctAAAAATGGTCAGTGTATAAAtgtctatttccaattctgaaacgcaaatcaaaaaataaaattaggccCGTttatcgatttttattatatatggcagattttaaaacaaacaaaaaaagggtaattttctttaaaatattgccataaaattagattttattctgttttccttttatggattttaatttttccagataaacacaaaaatcgagaaaaaaaattaatccaaaatgcaaaaatgcatggatatctgtgtgatgacaaattaaaccggaagcagtattttttgCTTTTCCTTTGcatttagcttcttttttttttttagcattacgGTAAAAAATCTTTGTTCAGcaagcaggagtcctattgtcgttttaaaaaaagtgtcattaaatagttgtccaacttctgtttcagaaatgaaaaaagaaaaaaggtccgaaatttgttttttgattcgCATTTAAGAATtttaaatagaatgaacggaaggtacacggaccgttTTGGTCATGTCGTTTTCTTATCGtgaataaaaattacaaaacGAAAAACGGTTtggtttatttaaaatgtattttgaaacgtaaaaaaaatatatggaaaAACAAAAGCTTATTTCTTTGTGTCAAACACTAACTAGAGCTAATAAACGTTTTCAATTAATATTTAATTcagcaaaaatttaaaaaaaaaaatcaccagtaggcaaaaacaacaaaaaaatgttttacgacaccggaaccggaagttgctGGATAAGACAAAACCGCTGGCATGTAGGAACAAAAATCAGTGTGTTGAACATTTCCCCGTCAGAAAGACACATCGTAGATCTATTAATTGTTATTTTGATGTACAACCGCAGGGTACAGCGCCACAATATTTTTTCATACCGGACAGTCTGCGGTCTGGTCTCAATATagcaacttccggttccggtgtcgGGATTTGGTTTTGGGCCGATTTTTCGTTTCTGCTGAccagtgatttctttttttttttttgtatgaaatATAACATTAAAATCTAACTAGTTTTGGCATTTACTTATTGCTTTTAAACACAACAAAGTTTttatttaaactttatttttcaaaataaaattcaaataaaccaatcttttttttattattattattattcaaaaaaataaaatccaacgACCAAACCAAACACTGAATAATTTTAGGctcgatttttctttttttaaatagccTTAAATAAGAAGTGTTATGTgtcaaaaaacaatattttacatttaaatttttatttaattcacTCAATATCAAGTCACATAATTGAAACAAAATTAAAACGGCAGCAGAATTAgtataaatgtataatattttacattttataatacATACAAACTTGAGTTTTACTTACAATAACAATGCCAGTACATAACactattatgtattttacaatgtactgcttttatatttactttgaactgttttatatttaaaatgtttatccTGGAAAGCGTatttgagtactctgaaaagcgctataccaaataaattgtattattattagtattattaataaatCTGTGGATAATTGGGAATACATTTAGAATGCAGTATGTAGTAACGCCACTAGATGGCAACAGAGTCACAGCTTCATATTGTTGGTGATTGGCTCGATTCAAACTGTCTCGTCCAATAGTTAATCAGCTTTTGCGCGGGAAGCTGGCTGACGGACCAATCAGCGCTGTCGTGTTAGTATATAAGCCACAGCAAACCGTCAGAAATTATCTGAATTCAATcagcaatacgaaggtcctgagtagtcctgggttcaattccaggctcgggatctttctgtgtggagtttgcatgttctccccgtgactgcgtgggttccctccgggtactccggcttcctcccacctccaaagacatgcacctggggataggttgattggcaacactaaattggccctagtgtgtgaatgtgagtgtgaatgttgtctgtctatctgtgttggccctgtgatgaggtggcgacttgtccagggtgtaccccgccttccgcccgattgtagctgagataggctccagcgccccccgcgaccccgaagggaaaaagcggtagaaaatggatggatggatggaatcagcACTCAGACATCATGGCAAGAACCAAGCAGACAGCTCGTAAGTCCACCGGCGGCAAAGCTCCCAGGAAGCAGTTGGCTACCAAAGCTGCCCGCAAGAGCGCCCCGGCCACCGGCGGCGTCAAGAAGCCTCACCGCTACAGACCAGGCACCGTGGCTCTTCGCGAGATCCGCCGCTACCAGAAGTCCACTGAGCTCCTGATCCGAAAGCTTCCGTTCCAGCGACTCGTAAGGGAAATCGCCCAGGACTTTAAGACCGACTTGCGCTTCCAAAGCTCCGCCATCATGGCGCTGCAGGAGTCCAGCGAGGCCTACCTGGTGGGCTTGTTCGAGGACACCAACCTGTGCGCCATCCACGCCAAGAGGGTCACCATCATGCCCAAAGACATCCAGCTGGCACGTCGCATCCGCGGGGAGAGAGCTTGAATCGCTCCCGCCAACAATAACGGCTCTTTTTAGAGCCACTCACTTCCAACTAATATCTCAAGTTAACTTTAATTTATAGTTTTGTGCAATATACACACAATGGAATAAATATCATACCTTTAAGTAAAAGTAAACCCCCAAATCGAAGTCATCAAGTGGCTCTTAAAACCAGAAACATCAAACTTGTCCACAAGGGGACGTAGTTTGACATAAATAATTCTCACCATCGTGCTCAAGTTCAGGTGAtgtaataaaacgcaaaataaaCATGACAGTAGCGAGTATTAATTCAAGCGGCAGTAACACAAAAGCCTTAAAATCAAAATGATAAAATAGATGTACTGTGGTCCTGAAATACACTTTAACTTGATTTAGACTTAAGCAAAGTGTATTGATCAATAAAGttgcaaaggatggaaagggtaaggaatggagaggataatgcaggtataaagtagcaatataacatgtaatatttacatattttatatacagtatgtaatatttacatatatatatatatatatatatatatatatatatatatacaatatatcctgatatatttgtatataatatatacatccatccatccattttctaccgcttattccctttggggtcgcggggggcgctggagcctatctcagctacaatcgggcggaaggcggggtacaccctggacaagtcgccacctcatcacagggccaacacagatagacagacaacattcacactcacattcacacactagggccaatttagtgttgccaatcaacctattccgaggtgcatgtctttggaggtgggaggaagccggagtacccggagggaacccacgcagtcacgcggagaacatgcaaactccacacagaaagatcccgagcccaggattgaacccaagactactcaggaccttcgtattgtgaggcagatgcactaacccctctgccaccgtgaagcccataatatatacaatatataacaaattccaATTACCAtgtgcaatattacagtatatgtaacagctgcagcaaaaaaattcatgattatgagattcaaaaggcatgattatgagataaaaagtcgtgaATATGTGATAGATTCAAAATGcatgattatgagatttaaaaaagtcatgattatgacattcaaaaggcatgattatgagatttaaaaggcATGATTATGTGATTCTAAAGGCATGATTATGAGATTTTAAattcatgattatgagatttaaaaggcatgattatgagatttaaaaaaaaagtcatgattatgagattcaaaaggcatgattatgagatttaaaaggcatgattatgtgattcaaaaggcatgattatgagataaaaagtcgtgaACATGTGATGGATTCAAAAGGCATGATTATGTGATTCAAAAGGCATGATTATGAGATTTTAAattcatgattatgagatttttaaaaaagtcatgattatgagattcaaaaggcatgattatgagataaaaagtcgtgaATATGTGATAGATTCAAAATGcatgattatgagattaaaaaaagtcatgattatgagattcaaaaggcatgattatgagatttaaaaggcATGATTATGTGATTCTAAAGGcatgattatgagatttaaaattcatgattatgagatttaaaaggcatgattatgagatttaaaaaaaaaaagtcatgattatgagattcaaaaggcatgattatgagatttaaaaggcatgattatgtgattcaaaaggcatgattatgagattcaaaaggcatgattatgagataaaaagtcgtgaATATGTGATGGATTCAAAAGGCATGATTATGTGATTCAAAAGGCATGATTATGAGATTTTAAattcatgattatgagatttttaaaaaagtcatgattatgagattcaaaaggcatgattatgagataaaaagtcgtgaATATGTGATAGATTCAAAATGcatgattatgagattaaaaaaagtcatgattatgacattcaaaaggcatgattatgagatttaaaaggcATGATTATGTGATTCTAAAGGCATGATTATGAGATTTTAAATTCATGATTAGGAGATTTAAAAGGcatgattatgagatttaaaaaaaaaagtcatgattatgagattcaaaaggcatgattatgagatttaaaaggcatgattatgagatttaaaaggcatgattatgtgattcaaaaggcatgattatgagattcaaaaggcatgattatgagataaaaagtcgtgaATACGTGATAGATTCAAAAGGCATGATTATGTGATTCAAAAGGCATGATTATGAGATTTTAAattcatgattatgagatttaaaaaaagtcatgattatgagattcaaaaggcatgattatgagataaaaagtcgtgaATATGTGATAGATTCAAAATGcatgattatgagattaaaaaaagtcatgattatgacattcaaaaggcatgattatgagatttaaaaggcATGATTATGTGATTCTAAAGGCATGATTATGAGATTTTAAattcatgattatgagatttaaaaggcatgattatgagattttttttttaaaaagtcatgattatgagattcaaaaggcatgattatgagataaaaagtcgtgaATATGTGATAGATTCAAAATGcatgattatgagatttaaaaaagtcatgattatgacattcaaaaggcatgattatgagatttaaaaggcATGATTATGTGATTCTAAAGGCATGATTATGAGATTTTAAattcatgattatgagatttaaaaggcatgattatgagatttttaaaaaaaagtcatgattatgagattcaaaaggcatgattatgagatttaaaaggcatgattatgtgattcaaaaggcatgattatgagattcaaaaggcatgattatgagataaaaagtcgtgaATATGTGATAGATTCAAAAGGCATGATTATGTGATTCAAAAGGCATGATTATGAGATTTTAAattcatgattatgagatttaaaaaaagtcatgattatgagattcaaaaggcatgattatgagataaaaagtcgtgaATATGTGATAAAAActcatgattatgagattcaaAAGGCATGATTATGTGATTCAAAAGGCATGATTATGAGATTCAAAAGGCATGATTATGTGATTCAAAAGACATggttataagataaaaagtctattgctgtatggcgagtgattatacagctggatggagtgcggaatgaaggagttcttgaatggaacactgtgggaacgaggCTGTAGGAgcctggtggagtgggtgggcaggattgtccatgatggcgagcagtttgtccagcgtcctcctgtccctcgctgacacaaacgcctccaaccgcgtgccaatagtttggccggctttccggatcagttttgtcaatccggtttaggTCCCttatgctggtgctgctcccccaacaaaccactgcaaagtacagggcactggccacaacagactgataaaagatctccaacaggttgctgcacacattaaaggaccgaAGCTTCCTCAGGTAAAAGATGCAGcagatttaataatttaaattgaGGAAATGAAATTTCGAAATAACATTTAGCTTTATTGTACTCATGGCACAATCATTTGTACCATTTCCAGTGTCCTATGAAATATCGTTGACATATGCAGAatttgtgtgtgcatatatgtatatggtaAAATTGTTGGTCAAGTTTATGGTTTTAAAAAAGCATGCGTTATTTCACAGCCCACTAGCATGATAAACAATATTTATAAtcgtaattatgagattaaaaaaagtcgaaattagggGGCAAAATGTCatgagctaaaaagtcataattatgagttgagtttgagtttatttggaacatgcaagcatacaacatgatgcatcacaatttccagtttctcttttcaacatgttcgaaaaggagtaggaagaagcagagcttatttaatcctaccccttttcttttacatagcagttgctaaaacttttgttcacttcctgttctcaatttattcacaatatactccacaagtaatcacaataaaaatcaataaaaaaataaataattggtgaagtaagttatatttcatatgatgagatgagtaagattattttgagaatgaatgaatggatggatgaaataaattcagaatgtttatcatggttcttcttcttctttgtactttgtaaacactttaagtttgaagagtttcttgaagtggatcatattagtacattgtttaatcGCTTgaacatttactctttcaatttatattccgtctatttgtatttgtgtttgactttctcttctactgttaccaaacagcattatatttgttttactgagattcaacgatagtctgtttttgtcatgaGACAGAAAGAGACGGATGTCTAAATTATTACATAAGATCAAAGACATGgttacaattataaaataaaaaagtcacaattttgagaTTAAAGGTCAaaattccattcatccatccatccattttctaccgcttgtccctttcagggttgcggggggtgcaggagtctatcacagctgcatttgggcggaaggcggggtacaccctggacaaatcgccacctcatcacagggccaacacagatagacaaaattcacactcacattcacacactataaaACAAAAAATCAAAATTAGGGGGGAAAATGTCatgagctaaaaagtcataattatgagataggaagggaaaaatgtgtgaattattAAATAAGATCAAAAATAAGGTTCAAATTATGAAAAAGAAATTCACAATTTTGAGATAAAAtctagaaattatgattgaaaaaatttaaattatgggaaaaaaaatcgaaattatgattgAAAAAATTTCAattatgggaaaaaaatcgaaattatgaaaaaaaaaattgaaattatgaaAAAACCTGTGCTTTTTCTTGCTTCCAGGGTACATTTGCTGAATAAAATTCAATGTAAATTTGTTCTCACAATTCATGTCTGAACAGATGTCATGCCAAAAGATCTACGACTGTGACTGTTGTCAAATATCTCATCAATTCCACTCCATATCTCAAAATTTTGACTTCATAACCGTGATTTtattttatctcacaattatgactgtTTGCCTTCTAATTATGAGATACTGTTATGCCCCCTAATGACCACGAGATGTCGCCTTTTTCCGTGTGTTGAATACTTGTGCTCGTCAGCATTATTTGTGTTTATAATCATCTTTTCGACGCGTCGTGACGTCATTGACATACGCAGAATGTTTGTGCGCAAATTGTAAGATAGCTAGCCGAGAACACAGGTTTCATTAGAGGAAACGTTATCATTTCACAGCCCTTTTACAGAAGGCTGCTGTTTGCTGTTTGCTGATTGGACAAACGTTCCCCCGTCTGAGTTAGCCAATCAGCGAGCAGCATTTGTATATAAATAGGCTGCTTGTCGGGGTGTAAGGCACTTACTCTAACGTTTTGCAAAGTCATACTTCTAAGACCTTAACTATGTCTGGACGTGGAAAAACAACCGGCAAGGCCCGCGCTAAGGCCAAGACCAGGTCCTCCCGGGCCGGACTCCAGTTCCCGGTGGGCCGTGTCCACAGGCTGCTCCGCAAGGGCAACTACGGCGAGCGAATCGGCGCCGGTGCCCCGGTGTAtctggcggccgtgctggagtaCCTGACCGCTGAGATCCTGGAGTTGGCTGGGAACGCAGCCCGCGACAACAAGAAGACCAGGATCATCCCCCGTCATCTGCAGCTGGCCGTCCGCAACGACGAGGAACTCAACAAACTCCTGGGAGGTGTCACCATCGCCCAGGGCGGCGTGTTGCCTAACATCCAGGCGGTTCTGCTCCCTAAGAAGACCGAGAAGGCCTCCAAGAAGTAAACTGTTGACTGTCAACAAAACCCCAAAAGGCTCTTTTAAGAGCCACACAAATCCTCTTTTTGAGTCAATCCTTGACTTACTTATGTTGTGAATAATATCTATTAAACATTAATTTATAGCTAGTAAGACAAACACTTAATTTAGGACTGTTGTGGGAATTGGAATTAcgcaaatttcacacccccattTGCAGCTGTCTGAACAACATTtgtaatttctcacaaaatcacCAGAAAAAGTAAGGTGTTTTCTGacggagtttattaaggagtgcttattgaacTCTGTTGGGCTGATATGCCTGGAGAAGAGGGGCGCGTTTGAGAACTTGTCACtgtcccgacgcactgtaacaagGCAGGTTGacaccatcgctggaaacttggagtttcagctgaagaacagaacggccgactttgactgtttttcgctggctttgaatgagagctgcgatgtacgtgacaccacccagctgctcatcttcttacgtgggataactttGGACTTTCAAATCACAAGTTTGTGTCCTAATAAACAATacttttgtcatttaaaaaaattttttaaagtattttaattAATATTGCAGTATCTAGTGAGATAAAAAGAGGCTCTATTTACTCTGAAAGGTTACCCTTAAGTATTTTGTTAAATACTTTACGCCCTCTCCAAGgtgtctcattgtcatcccactgagttgaggttttttttgccctgatgtgggatctgaaccgaggatgtcgttgtggcttgtgcagccctttgagacacttgagatttaggactatataaataaacattaaatgaTTGATTTATTGACTAATCCGCACATAAATTCAAACACAACCTGTTTCATATGTACAGTAATAGCACATATTATGAATTATTATACTTCAAATAGTGGCAGTGGGAGTTAACTAATGTGACCTTTCACTAattttaaatgggttatacttttctgTGAGcgttttgagtatctaataatagaaaagcgcgatataaaatctaatccgttatacttgtatagcgcttttctaccttcaaggtactcaaagcgcttttgacactatttccacattaacccattcacacacacattcattcacacactgatggcgggagttgccatgcaaggccctaaccaccatcaggagcaagggtgaagtgtcttgctcaaggacacaacgaacgtgacgaggttggtagaagctggggatcgaacgcCGTCCCCAATGTGAGATGaatttattagtttttttccaattgcttacacactagaTTTTACATTTCCCCACAGTTAAAGTTTACACACAGTAAGCAAAACTCACTGTAAattaagtgggaaaggggtaggattaggggggtggtatagctcggttggtagcaacttgagggttccaggtttgatccccgcttccgccatcctagtcactgccgttgtccttgggcaagacactttacccacctgctcccagtgccacccacactggtttaaatgtaacttagatattgggtttcactatgtaaagcgctttgagtcactagagaaaagcactatataaatatataattcacttcacattaagtaagctttgcttcttcctactccttttcggacatgatgtaaagtgaaatgatatgaaattgtgtgatgtgttatgctgtaagtgcgttcatgttcgaaataaactaaagaaagaaagataaggattgtgatacacacgtcTTCACATCTTGCACACAAATAACGATTGTGATACACCCATTTTCACTCTTTGCACACACACTagtattgtgatacacacatctttacctcCAGATGTTTTTccaaacctttttatttgtttcatatttaaatgtgtactgcatgtcattgttgactactgggatatgttactttacctgactgtggttaaaaaaaaaaaaaaagatttgcagtttttcagcatcattgttgagcagttcttgaaaagattagaggatttttttttttactttctctctaggtccttacgtataggcccacttTAAAGTAAACAATGACAATTGCTATGGATgtgccaatatattttgtcaagttacagtaatcattcatcacatatgctaaaaaggtcgggcaaaatgccccaaacatgtgatttcttatagtaaaatagtttttttttttttacaaatgtgttttgtatttatcactgttctgggtgACTCACTCCAATAGTCTCTtgtcatttgaagtctgtgtgagtgagactGTGTGAGTgagatttttacatttttacatacaaatgcttgctttattttgatgaaatggtatgttattttattttgcaaataatctaggaattaagaaaatcCATTGTTGTGTTTGGGAAAAGtgt is a genomic window of Nerophis lumbriciformis linkage group LG11, RoL_Nlum_v2.1, whole genome shotgun sequence containing:
- the LOC133610312 gene encoding histone H3-like: MARTKQTARKSTGGKAPRKQLATKAARKSAPATGGVKKPHRYRPGTVALREIRRYQKSTELLIRKLPFQRLVREIAQDFKTDLRFQSSAIMALQESSEAYLVGLFEDTNLCAIHAKRVTIMPKDIQLARRIRGERA
- the LOC133610016 gene encoding histone H2A-like; its protein translation is MSGRGKTTGKARAKAKTRSSRAGLQFPVGRVHRLLRKGNYGERIGAGAPVYLAAVLEYLTAEILELAGNAARDNKKTRIIPRHLQLAVRNDEELNKLLGGVTIAQGGVLPNIQAVLLPKKTEKASKK